Proteins from a single region of Echeneis naucrates chromosome 14, fEcheNa1.1, whole genome shotgun sequence:
- the LOC115053981 gene encoding protocadherin-10-like, producing MDTRGEKRRVCGKWRAVCRFALFTCFLDAVWGQIRYSIPEELEHGAFVGNIAEDLGLDLDKLSARRFRIVSGSKKQYVEVNLENGVLFVNERIDREELCEQSLSCSFHLQVVIENPLELYRVEIEILDVNDNSPTFPWTEFNLDISESAAPGSRFPLESAQDLDVGSNSLRTYLLSVNEHFLLDIQMRSDGSKFAELVLQKPLDREQQSAHQTVLTAVDGGAPERSGTAQIDITVLDANDNAPVFDQSFYRVRLAENAPKGTVVIKLNASDLDEGPNADITYSFSGHAPIKVRQLFSVDSRTGEIKVKGVIDYEKARMHEIYVQAKDKGPSAVAVHCKVLVNVLDKNDNLPEVILTSVSTPVQEDVPPGTVIAVISVMDKDSGENGNVDCEIPHQIPFQLHSSFKNYYTLVTSDFLDREAVAEYNITLTARDMGSPPLFTRKTILVQVSDVNDNAPHFKQPSYTVYLTENNAPGASICSVTALDPDSGQNAYLSYSILEGDIQGMPVSTYVSINSDNGNIYALRSFDHEQLKNFQVTVQAQDAGFPPLRNNVSVSVFILDQNDNAPVIVSPFPAHNDTAPGEAVPRSVDPGYLVTKVSAVDADAGQNSRLFYQMLRATDPSLFGIALYTGEIRTMRQWMESDATRHRLVILVKDNGQPPLSATVSITLSVVDSLPDSQPDLSDLSLSPHHSSNLALYLIVSLSIISLAFLLAIIVLVAVRRLKVGRSSRESSFPSVGRGRCFYYCCCCCCSRPKPSTTTEVFKKSNLNVRMSAGASGCSETGGGGGGALSQVYCYKMCLTPESSKSDFMFLKPCSPVLSVRQNNVKSTDYLTSGWSTLDRNELTNNRAATPNELKYSNRDWTWTKNQRNSAYKRYSSANMESSLSHQQNFDADRFSCSVARQYWTWGNHMNGCKMSLQEGTAPNYLWTPKYTQSQSEPPDYQHNVYIPGTTSGYSTLKLAPRGELDVYNTFSTFGKKKRFISNYEKPFEKDDGLISNTIFQ from the exons ATGGACACGcggggagagaagaggagagtgTGCGGGAAATGGCGTGCGGTGTGCCGTTTTGCGTTGTTCACTTGTTTCTTGGATGCGGTCTGGGGACAGATCCGCTACTCGATCCCAGAGGAACTGGAGCATGGAGCCTTCGTTGGCAATATTGCAGAGGACTTGGGCTTGGATCTGGACAAGCTCTCTGCGCGCAGATTCCGGATAGTTTCTGGTTCCAAGAAGCAGTACGTGGAGGTGAATTTAGAAAATGGAGTTTTGTTTGTCAACGAAAGAATTGACCGCGAAGAACTATGCGAGCAGAGTTTGTCCTGTTCTTTCCACTTGCAAGTTGTCATAGAAAACCCTCTGGAGCTCTACAGGGTCGAGATTGAGATTCTGGACGTGAATGATAATTCTCCTACTTTCCCGTGGACCGAATTCAATCTGGATATATCCGAGTCTGCTGCGCCAGGATCCCGTTTCCCACTCGAGAGCGCACAGGATTTAGACGTCGGATCCAACTCGCTGCGCACCTACTTGCTGAGTGTAAATGAACATTTCCTCCTGGACATACAGATGCGCAGTGATGGCAGCAAATTCGCAGAACTGGTCCTGCAAAAACCGCTGGACAGGGAGCAGCAGAGCGCGCATCAGACGGTCCTGACGGCGGTGGATGGAGGCGCACCGGAGAGATCCGGCACTGCGCAAATCGACATCACCGTCTTGGATGCTAATGATAACGCACCTGTATTCGATCAGTCGTTTTACAGAGTAAGGCTAGCCGAAAATGCCCCCAAAGGCACAGTTGTTATAAAACTCAACGCGTCCGATTTGGACGAGGGCCCCAACGCTGATATCACATATTCTTTCAGTGGCCACGCTCCCATCAAAGTGCGCCAGCTTTTCAGCGTGGACTCACGCACTGGAGAAATCAAAGTGAAGGGAGTGATAGATTATGAAAAGGCCAGGATGCATGAAATCTATGTCCAGGCCAAGGACAAGGGGCCCTCCGCTGTGGCCGTGCACTGTAAAGTGCTGGTGAACGTTTTGGATAAAAATGACAACCTTCCGGAGGTGATCCTCACGTCGGTGTCCACACCTGTGCAGGAGGACGTGCCGCCGGGGACGGTGATAGCCGTCATCAGCGTGATGGACAAAGACTCGGGTGAAAACGGGAACGTGGACTGCGAGATCCCCCACCAGATCCCCTTCCAGCTCCACTCGTCCTTTAAGAACTACTACACGTTGGTGACTTCTGATTTTCTGGACAGAGAGGCAGTTGCAGAGTATAACATCACCCTCACTGCCAGAGACATGGGCTCCCCGCCCTTATTCACTCGCAAGACTATCTTAGTCCAAGTGTCTGACGTGAACGACAACGCGCCTCACTTCAAGCAGCCCTCATACACCGTGTATCTGACTGAGAACAACGCGCCGGGAGCGTCCATCTGCTCGGTGACCGCCCTGGATCCAGATTCGGGGCAAAACGCGTACCTGTCCTACTCCATCCTGGAGGGGGACATCCAGGGGATGCCGGTGTCCACCTACGTGTCCATAAACTCGGACAACGGAAACATTTACGCACTTCGATCCTTTGACCACGAGCAGCTGAAAAACTTCCAGGTGACGGTTCAGGCTCAGGACGCGGGCTTTCCGCCTCTGAGAAACAACGTGTCGGTGAGCGTCTTCATTCTGGATCAGAACGACAACGCGCCCGTCATAGTTTCCCCGTTCCCCGCTCACAACGACACGGCCCCTGGGGAGGCCGTGCCCCGGTCCGTGGACCCCGGGTACCTGGTCACCAAAGTCAGCGCGGTGGACGCGGACGCGGGTCAGAACTCCCGTCTTTTCTACCAGATGCTCCGGGCGACCGACCCGAGCCTGTTCGGCATCGCCCTGTACACGGGCGAGATCAGGACGATGCGCCAGTGGATGGAGAGCGACGCTACGAGGCACAGGCTGGTCATCCTGGTGAAGGACAATGGTCAGCCGCCGCTCTCGGCCACGGTTTCCATCACTCTGTCAGTAGTTGACAGCCTGCCAGATTCGCAGCCCGATTTGAGTGACCTGTCACTAAGCCCCCATCACAGCTCCAACCTCGCCCTGTACTTAATCGTGTCCCTGAGCATCATCTCCCTCGCCTTTCTGCTGGCTATCATCGTCCTGGTTGCAGTGCGGAGGCTGAAGGTCGGGCGGTCCAGTAGAGAGTCCAGCTTCCCCTCGGTCGGCCGGGGTCGCTGCTtctactactgctgctgctgctgctgctctcgcCCGAAACCCTCCACCACCACGGAGGTGTTCAAGAAGTCCAACCTGAACGTCCGGATGTCCGCCGGCGCGTCCGGGTGCTCAGAGaccggcggcggcggcggcggcgcgCTCTCGCAGGTCTACTGCTATAAGATGTGCCTGACGCCGGAGTCGTCCAAAAGCGACTTCATGTTCCTGAAGCCGTGCAGCCCGGTGCTGTCGGTCCGCCAGAATAACGTCAAGAGCACCGACTACCTGACCTCGGGCTGGAGCACACTGGACCGGAATGAGCTGACCAACAACAGAGCAGCCACCCCAAACGAG CTGAAGTATTCAAACAGAGACTGGACATGGACCAAGAACCAACGCAACTCAGCATACAAGAG GTATAGTTCAGCAAATATGGAGAGCTCTCTTTCACATCAACAAAATTTTGATGCTGACAgattttcctgctctgtggcACGACAATACTGGACCTGGGGAAACCATATGAATG GCTGCAAGATGTCTCTTCAAGAGGGAACCGCTCCCAACTACTTGTGGACTCCAAAGTACACCCAGTCTCAGTCTGAACCACCAGACTACCAGCACAATGTATACATTCCCGGCACCACCTCTGGATACAGCACTTTGAAGCTGGCACCCAGAGGAGAATTGGATGTCTATAACACTTTCTCTacatttggaaagaaaaagagattcaTATCGAACTATGAAAAACCTTTTGAAAAAGATGACGGCCTAATAAGCAATACCATATTTCAATGA
- the LOC115054132 gene encoding protocadherin alpha-C2-like isoform X2, with the protein MMAALVRTRWIAAVLSLFVALWGSALSISRYSVPEEMEAGSFVANLAADLGLDARSLVERRAKLDVIHSKNYLDINKETGELTIREKIDRESICMTKTTSCFLKMDVILENPIRIFNIELEIMDINDNAPVFRRKTMPLDISEATPPGERFSLTNAVDADVGANSIKTYYLSESKYFIIDIQTGSDGSKYVDLVLNGNLDREEQAVHNLILTAVDGGVPPRSGTASIIINVLDINDNAPLFSQMVFAVNVSENSAAGSLVMTLNATDLDEGTNSQLTYSYTLYTSEKTQELFSLDPSSGEIKVRGGIDYEESQSFEMHIQAQDRGANPLSGHCKVMVYVTDLNDNYPEVTIKSMKSALSEDVPVGTLIAVVSVSDRDSGVNGEVQLSLKQQESLPFTLNKSSEGYFELLVSKPLDREIISKYDMTLMVTDKGSPPLSENEIITLEILDVNDNAPAFSQSFYTIHVVENNVPGALLTSLSAFDPDLNENQYLVYFIMEKEIVNTSMSMLFSINPENGDLYALKTFDYERERDFLFHIEARDSGVPPLSSNVTVHIIILDQNDNTPLIVSPWRAQGSVVEEVIPRSTDKGHLVAKVIAIDADSEQNSRVTYQLLQISDASLFSLDQYNGEIRTTRMFSYRDPRQQRLVIVAKDNGQPSLSATVTIKISTVEHVMSFSETTELPLEYDVFTDLNLYLVIGLGAVSFLLLITILVIIVLKCQKPKPKAIKIPPANRNSVISRNSVISQRSSTIADSTLISSDAYWYSLFLAETRKGKVVVRQPIIPKGAGYFVSSIPRSLGPSETTDSRASTLEYSK; encoded by the exons ATGATGGCCGCACTCGTACGGACACGATGGATCGCGGCCGTCCTGTCGTTGTTCGTTGCGCTTTGGGGCTCCGCGCTCTCCATCTCTCGCTACTCGGTGCCAGAGGAGATGGAAGCGGGCTCCTTCGTCGCCAACCTGGCCGCGGATTTGGGTCTGGACGCTCGCAGTCTGGTGGAGCGCAGAGCCAAGCTCGATGTCATCCACAGCAAAAATTACCTTGACATCAACAAAGAGACCGGCGAGCTGACGATCCGCGAGAAGATAGACCGGGAGAGCATATGCATGACTAAAACCACCTCTTGCTTTCTGAAGATGGATGTCATCCTTGAAAACCCCATTCGCATTTTTAACATAGAGCTGGAGATCATGGACATCAACGACAACGCGCCCGTCTTTCGCAGGAAGACAATGCCCTTGGACATTTCGGAGGCAACCCCTCCCGGGGAGAGGTTTTCACTGACAAACGCCGTGGATGCGGATGTGGGGGCCAATTCTATCAAGACCTACTATCTGAGTGAGAGCAAGTACTTCATCATCGACATACAAACCGGCAGCGACGGCTCCAAGTACGTCGATTTGGTCCTCAATGGTAATCTGGACCGAGAGGAGCAGGCGGTTCATAACCTGATTTTAACCGCCGTGGATGGAGGGGTTCCCCCCCGCTCCGGCACGGCCAGCATCATTATTAACGTCCTGGATATCAATGACAACGCCCCCCTCTTCAGTCAGATGGTGTTTGCAGTGAACGTCTCAGAGAACTCGGCAGCAGGCAGCCTGGTCATGACCTTAAACGCAACAGACTTGGACGAGGGCACCAACTCGCAGTTGACCTACTCATACACGCTGTACACCTCAGAGAAGACCCAGGAGCTCTTCTCCCTGGACCCAAGCTCGGGTGAAATCAAGGTGAGGGGGGGGATCGATTACGAGGAGAGTCAGAGCTTTGAGATGCACATACAGGCTCAGGACAGGGGGGCCAACCCGCTGTCCGGACACTGCAAGGTGATGGTTTATGTCACAGACCTGAATGATAACTACCCCGAGGTGACCATCAAGTCTATGAAAAGTGCACTGAGTGAGGACGTGCCTGTGGGGACGCTGATCGCAGTGGTGAGTGTCAGCGACAGGGACTCTGGGGTCAACGGGGAAGTTCAGCTCAGCTTGAAGCAGCAGGAAAGTTTACCGTTCACTCTCAACAAATCCTCAGAGGGTTACTTTGAGCTGCTAGTGTCCAAGCCACTAGACAGAGAGATAATAAGCAAATATGACATGACACTGATGGTGACAGACAAAGGCTCGCCACCCTTATCTGAAAACGAGATCATCACTCTAGAGATTCTGGATGTTAATGACAACGCACCCGCTTTCTCCCAGTCCTTCTACACAATCCATGTTGTGGAGAACAACGTGCCAGGCGCTTTACTGACATCCCTGAGTGCATTTGACCCAGATCTCAACGAGAACCAGTACTTAGTTTATTTCATAATGGAGAAGGAGATAGTTAACACGTCTATGTCAATGTTGTTCTCCATCAATCCGGAGAACGGTGATCTTTATGCCCTGAAGACCTTTGActatgaaagagagagggatttCCTCTTCCACATTGAGGCGAGAGACTCCGGTGTTCCCCCACTGAGCAGCAATGTGACAGTTCACATCATCATTCTGGACCAAAACGACAACACTCCCCTCATAGTGTCACCTTGGCGGGCGCAGGGCTCCGTCGTTGAAGAGGTGATCCCGAGGTCCACGGACAAGGGGCACTTGGTCGCCAAAGTGATTGCCATCGATGCGGACTCCGAGCAGAACTCAAGGGTCACTTACCAGCTCCTGCAGATCAGTGACGCAAGCCTCTTCAGTCTGGACCAGTACAACGGGGAAATCCGGACAACGAGGATGTTCAGTTACAGGGACCCGAGACAGCAGCGGCTTGTGATCGTTGCCAAAGACAATGGCCaaccttctctctctgccactgTCACCATCAAGATATCAACAGTAGAGCACGTCATGTCCTTTTCAGAGACAACAGAGTTGCCACTAGAATATGACGTCTTCACAGACCTAAACTTGTACTTAGTCATCGGTTTAGGGGCCGTCTCGTTTCTGCTACTGATAACCATCTTGGTCATCATTGTGCTGAAGTGTCAGAAACCAAAGCCAAAGGCCATCAAGATTCCCCCGGCCAATAGGAACAGCGTGATCAGCAGGAACAGCGTGATCAGTCAGAGAAGCTCCACCATCGCAGATTCTACCCTGATCTCCAGCGACGCCTACTGGTACAGTTTGTTCCTCGCAGAGACCCGGAAAGGCAAAGTGGTGGTGAGACAGCCCATTATCCCAAAAGGTGCAGGGTATTTTGTGTCCAGTATACCCAGGAGCTTAGGGCCGAGTGAGACCACAGACTCCAGAGCATCCACACTGGAG TACTCAAAATGA
- the LOC115054132 gene encoding protocadherin alpha-C2-like isoform X1, with the protein MMAALVRTRWIAAVLSLFVALWGSALSISRYSVPEEMEAGSFVANLAADLGLDARSLVERRAKLDVIHSKNYLDINKETGELTIREKIDRESICMTKTTSCFLKMDVILENPIRIFNIELEIMDINDNAPVFRRKTMPLDISEATPPGERFSLTNAVDADVGANSIKTYYLSESKYFIIDIQTGSDGSKYVDLVLNGNLDREEQAVHNLILTAVDGGVPPRSGTASIIINVLDINDNAPLFSQMVFAVNVSENSAAGSLVMTLNATDLDEGTNSQLTYSYTLYTSEKTQELFSLDPSSGEIKVRGGIDYEESQSFEMHIQAQDRGANPLSGHCKVMVYVTDLNDNYPEVTIKSMKSALSEDVPVGTLIAVVSVSDRDSGVNGEVQLSLKQQESLPFTLNKSSEGYFELLVSKPLDREIISKYDMTLMVTDKGSPPLSENEIITLEILDVNDNAPAFSQSFYTIHVVENNVPGALLTSLSAFDPDLNENQYLVYFIMEKEIVNTSMSMLFSINPENGDLYALKTFDYERERDFLFHIEARDSGVPPLSSNVTVHIIILDQNDNTPLIVSPWRAQGSVVEEVIPRSTDKGHLVAKVIAIDADSEQNSRVTYQLLQISDASLFSLDQYNGEIRTTRMFSYRDPRQQRLVIVAKDNGQPSLSATVTIKISTVEHVMSFSETTELPLEYDVFTDLNLYLVIGLGAVSFLLLITILVIIVLKCQKPKPKAIKIPPANRNSVISRNSVISQRSSTIADSTLISSDAYWYSLFLAETRKGKVVVRQPIIPKGAGYFVSSIPRSLGPSETTDSRASTLEEPRRELP; encoded by the exons ATGATGGCCGCACTCGTACGGACACGATGGATCGCGGCCGTCCTGTCGTTGTTCGTTGCGCTTTGGGGCTCCGCGCTCTCCATCTCTCGCTACTCGGTGCCAGAGGAGATGGAAGCGGGCTCCTTCGTCGCCAACCTGGCCGCGGATTTGGGTCTGGACGCTCGCAGTCTGGTGGAGCGCAGAGCCAAGCTCGATGTCATCCACAGCAAAAATTACCTTGACATCAACAAAGAGACCGGCGAGCTGACGATCCGCGAGAAGATAGACCGGGAGAGCATATGCATGACTAAAACCACCTCTTGCTTTCTGAAGATGGATGTCATCCTTGAAAACCCCATTCGCATTTTTAACATAGAGCTGGAGATCATGGACATCAACGACAACGCGCCCGTCTTTCGCAGGAAGACAATGCCCTTGGACATTTCGGAGGCAACCCCTCCCGGGGAGAGGTTTTCACTGACAAACGCCGTGGATGCGGATGTGGGGGCCAATTCTATCAAGACCTACTATCTGAGTGAGAGCAAGTACTTCATCATCGACATACAAACCGGCAGCGACGGCTCCAAGTACGTCGATTTGGTCCTCAATGGTAATCTGGACCGAGAGGAGCAGGCGGTTCATAACCTGATTTTAACCGCCGTGGATGGAGGGGTTCCCCCCCGCTCCGGCACGGCCAGCATCATTATTAACGTCCTGGATATCAATGACAACGCCCCCCTCTTCAGTCAGATGGTGTTTGCAGTGAACGTCTCAGAGAACTCGGCAGCAGGCAGCCTGGTCATGACCTTAAACGCAACAGACTTGGACGAGGGCACCAACTCGCAGTTGACCTACTCATACACGCTGTACACCTCAGAGAAGACCCAGGAGCTCTTCTCCCTGGACCCAAGCTCGGGTGAAATCAAGGTGAGGGGGGGGATCGATTACGAGGAGAGTCAGAGCTTTGAGATGCACATACAGGCTCAGGACAGGGGGGCCAACCCGCTGTCCGGACACTGCAAGGTGATGGTTTATGTCACAGACCTGAATGATAACTACCCCGAGGTGACCATCAAGTCTATGAAAAGTGCACTGAGTGAGGACGTGCCTGTGGGGACGCTGATCGCAGTGGTGAGTGTCAGCGACAGGGACTCTGGGGTCAACGGGGAAGTTCAGCTCAGCTTGAAGCAGCAGGAAAGTTTACCGTTCACTCTCAACAAATCCTCAGAGGGTTACTTTGAGCTGCTAGTGTCCAAGCCACTAGACAGAGAGATAATAAGCAAATATGACATGACACTGATGGTGACAGACAAAGGCTCGCCACCCTTATCTGAAAACGAGATCATCACTCTAGAGATTCTGGATGTTAATGACAACGCACCCGCTTTCTCCCAGTCCTTCTACACAATCCATGTTGTGGAGAACAACGTGCCAGGCGCTTTACTGACATCCCTGAGTGCATTTGACCCAGATCTCAACGAGAACCAGTACTTAGTTTATTTCATAATGGAGAAGGAGATAGTTAACACGTCTATGTCAATGTTGTTCTCCATCAATCCGGAGAACGGTGATCTTTATGCCCTGAAGACCTTTGActatgaaagagagagggatttCCTCTTCCACATTGAGGCGAGAGACTCCGGTGTTCCCCCACTGAGCAGCAATGTGACAGTTCACATCATCATTCTGGACCAAAACGACAACACTCCCCTCATAGTGTCACCTTGGCGGGCGCAGGGCTCCGTCGTTGAAGAGGTGATCCCGAGGTCCACGGACAAGGGGCACTTGGTCGCCAAAGTGATTGCCATCGATGCGGACTCCGAGCAGAACTCAAGGGTCACTTACCAGCTCCTGCAGATCAGTGACGCAAGCCTCTTCAGTCTGGACCAGTACAACGGGGAAATCCGGACAACGAGGATGTTCAGTTACAGGGACCCGAGACAGCAGCGGCTTGTGATCGTTGCCAAAGACAATGGCCaaccttctctctctgccactgTCACCATCAAGATATCAACAGTAGAGCACGTCATGTCCTTTTCAGAGACAACAGAGTTGCCACTAGAATATGACGTCTTCACAGACCTAAACTTGTACTTAGTCATCGGTTTAGGGGCCGTCTCGTTTCTGCTACTGATAACCATCTTGGTCATCATTGTGCTGAAGTGTCAGAAACCAAAGCCAAAGGCCATCAAGATTCCCCCGGCCAATAGGAACAGCGTGATCAGCAGGAACAGCGTGATCAGTCAGAGAAGCTCCACCATCGCAGATTCTACCCTGATCTCCAGCGACGCCTACTGGTACAGTTTGTTCCTCGCAGAGACCCGGAAAGGCAAAGTGGTGGTGAGACAGCCCATTATCCCAAAAGGTGCAGGGTATTTTGTGTCCAGTATACCCAGGAGCTTAGGGCCGAGTGAGACCACAGACTCCAGAGCATCCACACTGGAG GAGCCCAGGAGAGAACTGCCATGA